One window of Candidatus Mycobacterium wuenschmannii genomic DNA carries:
- a CDS encoding DUF2254 domain-containing protein: MRSTVRLSQYRREVLWTNFWLIPSMEVVAAVALFWGTLQVDRAVYHHTLTLPAWVEAGSADTAREILLAVAAAIMTVIGINFSVTIVTLTLASTQFGPRMLRNFIRDRGTQLTLGTFVATAVYCVLVLLAIGPAEHGEFVPHFSVSMVFGLVLLDLAVLIYFLHHIAVAIQLPFVIANIAGDLARYLKVRRPDIPMRRRPELDDLQEVSELVATVASAGSVVPTPKGGYLQAIRHDMLVQMASEFDGVIHVPCRPGNFLVEGSELVGVWPPHAADQVTRCLKRALITGPVRTLAQDPAFAIDQLVEIAIRALSPAVNDTYTAMTCVDWLGNTLCQLSRVWTPDQAYRDSTGRIRVICEQVSYENLMQRSFDKIRQASNGMPALYMRQLEALKAIMDQTTDPRHADILIDQANMIQRACAETVPEHGDRAAVELRYNAVSESYGARAPVC; this comes from the coding sequence GTGCGATCGACGGTGAGATTGTCGCAGTACCGACGCGAGGTGCTGTGGACGAATTTCTGGCTGATACCGAGTATGGAGGTAGTGGCCGCGGTCGCTTTGTTCTGGGGAACTCTGCAAGTCGATCGGGCGGTCTACCATCACACGCTCACCCTGCCCGCCTGGGTCGAGGCGGGCAGCGCCGACACGGCTCGCGAGATTCTGTTGGCGGTCGCGGCGGCGATCATGACCGTGATCGGTATCAATTTCTCGGTCACCATCGTCACTCTCACGCTCGCATCCACCCAGTTCGGCCCACGGATGCTGCGCAACTTCATCCGCGATCGCGGTACGCAACTGACGCTTGGCACCTTCGTCGCGACAGCGGTGTATTGCGTGCTGGTGTTGTTGGCCATCGGTCCGGCGGAACACGGCGAGTTCGTGCCGCACTTCTCGGTTTCGATGGTGTTCGGGCTGGTGCTACTCGATCTGGCTGTGCTCATCTACTTTCTGCACCACATCGCGGTTGCGATCCAGCTTCCTTTCGTCATCGCCAACATTGCCGGCGACCTTGCGCGCTACCTCAAGGTCCGACGGCCAGACATACCGATGCGAAGGCGACCTGAACTGGATGACCTTCAAGAAGTCAGCGAGCTCGTCGCCACCGTCGCGTCGGCGGGATCGGTCGTGCCCACGCCGAAAGGTGGCTACCTACAAGCGATTCGCCACGACATGCTGGTCCAGATGGCGTCGGAGTTCGACGGGGTGATCCATGTGCCCTGCCGGCCCGGCAACTTCCTGGTCGAAGGCAGTGAGTTAGTCGGCGTGTGGCCGCCGCACGCGGCCGATCAAGTAACCCGCTGCTTGAAGCGCGCGCTGATCACCGGCCCGGTTCGGACGCTTGCTCAAGATCCCGCCTTCGCCATCGACCAGTTGGTCGAGATTGCCATCCGCGCACTGTCGCCGGCGGTCAACGACACTTACACAGCAATGACGTGCGTCGATTGGCTCGGCAACACGTTGTGCCAACTGTCCCGGGTGTGGACGCCGGATCAGGCCTACCGTGACAGCACCGGGCGCATCCGCGTCATCTGTGAGCAGGTGAGCTACGAAAATCTCATGCAGCGATCCTTCGACAAGATCCGCCAAGCCAGCAACGGTATGCCCGCGTTGTACATGCGCCAACTCGAGGCGCTCAAGGCGATCATGGATCAGACGACCGACCCCCGCCACGCCGACATCCTGATCGATCAGGCGAACATGATCCAGCGTGCGTGTGCCGAGACGGTACCCGAGCACGGTGACCGTGCGGCGGTCGAACTCCGGTACAACGC
- a CDS encoding enoyl-CoA hydratase/isomerase family protein codes for MPVSHPPVSYDEFPSLRIERADHGVLHVILDSPGLNSVGPQMHRDLADIWPAIGRDPEVRAVLVRGEGKAFSSGGSFDLIDETMGEHEGRLRIMREARDLVLNMVNLDKPVISAIHGAAVGAGLVVALLADVSVAGRNAKIIDGHTKLGVAAGDHAAICWPLLVGMAKAKYYLLTCAPLSGEEAERIGLVSLCVDDGEVLETANRIADELAQGAQAAIRFTKHSLNHWYRSAAPAFETSLGLEFLSFGGPDVREGLAAHREKRPARFTAD; via the coding sequence ATGCCCGTCAGCCACCCGCCAGTCAGCTACGACGAGTTCCCCAGCCTGCGCATCGAACGCGCCGACCACGGCGTGCTGCACGTCATCCTCGACTCCCCCGGGCTCAACTCCGTAGGCCCGCAGATGCACCGCGACCTCGCCGACATCTGGCCGGCGATCGGGCGTGACCCCGAGGTGCGCGCGGTGCTGGTCCGCGGCGAAGGCAAGGCGTTCTCCTCGGGCGGCAGCTTCGACCTGATCGACGAGACCATGGGTGAGCACGAGGGCCGGCTGCGCATCATGCGCGAGGCCCGCGACCTGGTGCTGAACATGGTCAACCTGGACAAGCCGGTGATCTCGGCGATCCACGGGGCGGCGGTGGGCGCCGGCCTGGTGGTCGCACTGCTGGCCGACGTCTCGGTGGCCGGCCGCAACGCCAAGATCATCGACGGGCACACCAAGTTGGGCGTGGCCGCCGGCGATCACGCCGCGATCTGCTGGCCGCTGCTGGTGGGTATGGCCAAGGCGAAGTACTACCTGCTGACCTGCGCGCCGCTGTCTGGTGAGGAAGCCGAGCGCATCGGGCTGGTCTCGCTATGCGTCGACGACGGCGAGGTACTCGAGACCGCGAACCGCATCGCCGACGAGCTCGCACAGGGCGCGCAAGCGGCCATCCGGTTCACCAAACACAGCCTCAACCACTGGTACCGGTCGGCGGCGCCCGCCTTCGAAACGTCGCTTGGCCTGGAGTTCCTGAGCTTCGGCGGGCCCGACGTGCGGGAAGGTCTGGCCGCCCACCGCGAGAAGCGTCCGGCACGTTTCACCGCCGATTAG
- a CDS encoding ribonuclease D, giving the protein MASEPTETPTDTPDAAEPDVTPLLHPADGVPDLSVTADEIKAAATLLAGGQGPFAVDAERASGFRYSNRAYLIQIRRAGAGTVLIDPVSHGGASLDVLRPVADVLSDDEWILHAADQDLPCLAEVGMQPPALYDTELAGRLAGFDRVNLAAMTQRLLGVGLAKGHGAADWSRRPLPAAWLNYAALDVEVLIDLRHAIAAVLEEQGKSGWAAQEFDFLRIAGQGPPTTRRDRWRRTSGIHKVRNQRALAAVRELWTVRDEIAQRRDIAPGRILPDSAIIEAATTDPKTLDDLVALPIFGGKRQRRSASTWLAALKVARENPGPTEEAEPPNGPPAPARWARRRPEAAVRLDAARSALRDLSEKVTVPAENLVTPELIRRLCWDWEDPAGDVATAIDEFLAAGQARAWQRELAVPVLTSALQTPPAPAED; this is encoded by the coding sequence ATGGCCAGCGAGCCGACAGAGACACCTACCGACACGCCCGACGCCGCGGAACCCGACGTCACGCCCTTGCTGCACCCCGCCGACGGGGTGCCCGATCTCTCGGTCACTGCCGACGAAATCAAAGCTGCCGCAACACTATTGGCGGGCGGCCAGGGGCCCTTCGCGGTCGACGCCGAGCGGGCGTCGGGGTTCCGGTACTCCAACCGCGCCTACCTGATTCAGATCCGGCGGGCCGGCGCAGGCACCGTGCTGATCGATCCGGTGAGCCATGGCGGCGCCTCGTTGGACGTGCTGCGGCCCGTAGCCGATGTGCTCTCCGACGACGAGTGGATACTGCACGCGGCCGACCAGGACCTGCCGTGCCTGGCCGAGGTAGGCATGCAACCGCCGGCGCTCTACGACACCGAATTGGCCGGGCGGCTGGCCGGATTCGACCGGGTGAACCTCGCGGCAATGACTCAGCGCCTGCTCGGCGTGGGGTTGGCCAAAGGCCACGGCGCGGCGGACTGGTCGCGACGCCCGCTGCCGGCGGCCTGGCTCAACTACGCGGCCCTCGACGTCGAGGTGTTGATCGACTTGCGCCACGCGATTGCGGCCGTGCTGGAAGAACAGGGCAAAAGCGGTTGGGCCGCACAGGAATTCGACTTTCTGCGGATCGCCGGTCAGGGTCCGCCGACCACCCGGCGGGACCGCTGGCGACGGACGTCAGGCATCCACAAGGTACGCAACCAGCGGGCGCTGGCCGCGGTCCGCGAATTATGGACTGTGCGAGACGAAATCGCGCAGCGACGCGACATCGCGCCGGGCCGCATCCTGCCCGACTCGGCGATCATCGAGGCTGCCACCACCGACCCCAAAACGCTCGACGACCTGGTCGCACTGCCGATCTTCGGCGGAAAACGGCAGCGCCGCAGCGCGTCCACCTGGCTGGCCGCGCTCAAGGTCGCACGCGAAAACCCCGGCCCCACTGAGGAAGCCGAGCCCCCGAACGGCCCACCGGCCCCCGCGCGCTGGGCGCGCCGACGGCCTGAGGCGGCCGTGCGCCTCGACGCCGCCCGATCGGCGCTGCGTGATCTATCGGAAAAGGTCACGGTACCGGCGGAGAACCTGGTGACACCCGAATTGATCCGGCGGCTGTGCTGGGACTGGGAGGACCCCGCCGGTGACGTCGCCACCGCGATCGACGAATTCCTGGCCGCCGGACAGGCCCGCGCTTGGCAGCGCGAGTTGGCCGTGCCGGTGCTGACCTCGGCGCTGCAGACGCCGCCCGCACCCGCCGAGGACTAA